GAACTCTCCACCAAGGAGTATCTCGACAAACTGCATGTCGAGAATTTCGTGCCGGTAAGGGTCGTACGCCGCCGGGATTCCAAGGGCCGGTTTTCCCGGGTACGGGAAGCCGCAGTGCACAACTATATCTTCGTCCGTTCCACGCGGGAGGTTATCGACGACCTGAAGACATTCAGGCTGCCGATTCTGCGCTATGTGATGCATCAGCAAAACGGCGAGAACCAGATTATGACCGTGCCCGAGTCCCAGATGCGCAATTTTATTGCCGTGGCCGCCAATATCGACGAACCGGTGATTTTCCTTTCGCCCGAAGAGGTCGCGTTGTCGAAAGGCGACAAGGTGAGGATTAAGGACGGCGTATTCATGGGTGTCGAAGGCACGTTCATGCGGGTGAAAAACACCCGGGACAGACGTGTCGTTGTCAAGATCGACGGCATTATGGCGGTCGCTACCGCTTCCATTCCCTCCGCGTTGGTCGAAAAAATATGATCCCTGGCCTGTAAACCTGCAAAAGGAACTATTCCGGTTCCGATAAATTACTGACATGACACCGAATTACCTGAAGAAAATGTTGCCATTGCTGCTGGATGCCGATCCCGCCCAGGCCACGAATGTGCAGCTCGTGTCGTTGGCAAAGGCTTTTGCCGCGGGCTATGGGTTGGTGTCGTCCGTGGCGCCTGCCGGGGAATTCGGTACGGAGGAAACCTATCGCAACAGGATCGACAGCTTGTTCTGGGCGCTGTCTGAACGCTCTGAACACGAGCCCGACACAGCGATCCGTAGCCGGATGGTTCATGCCATGTATTCGCTTGCCTGCGAAACGGTGTTTTCCGTCGATCTGCGGAAGAAAAACTGTTGCTACCGGGCTGCGGACGCACTTGTCCGGGATTTTGTGGGCGTCGTCGGTGCCCGACCGGAAAACGGTCTGTTTCAACAGACGGGCGTCTGCATGTGCGCGGCCGACCTGCTCTATCCCGCTCCGGCTGTCGATGACGAATACCTGCTGTTCCTGAAACGGCAGATGGCCGGCTGGAGATTCGCCCTGGATGCTGATGGCTGCTGGCCGGGGGTGTCGTCCGAGGTCGCATTGGAACGTATCGGGGTGATGAACCGGGTTGCCTGGATGTTTCCCGACTTGGAGAACGATGCCGTGATAAGGCGGGCGACGGGGTATTACCGCAGGTGCGTACGTGTCCCTGCCGACCCCCTGAATTTCGACGAGGGGTACCTCTGTACGCTGGGGCGGATGTACGAGGTCGCATTGCAGGGCAATGCCCTCCCTGTCGATAAACCCGTAGCGCGGCGGATCGCCCGGTTCATGTACGATTACAGCCTGACGCTGCCCGTGCGCGGCGACGCATGGTATTATTGCACTTCTTATGTCATACATTGTATTGCCGAAAGTATCGGGGCGCGACTGGAGGCTGAAATGGAACGGCATATCGCATAAATGATAAAGCCTGTTGAATTTTCCATTTGATTGCTGTCGATGTAAAACCTCTTCCTTTTCCGGATAATAAAATGAATCAGTATGGCAACGCCTCTTTGCTACACAGT
This Alistipes onderdonkii DNA region includes the following protein-coding sequences:
- a CDS encoding UpxY family transcription antiterminator, with product MDCQDTDAKWYVLRVTYQRELSTKEYLDKLHVENFVPVRVVRRRDSKGRFSRVREAAVHNYIFVRSTREVIDDLKTFRLPILRYVMHQQNGENQIMTVPESQMRNFIAVAANIDEPVIFLSPEEVALSKGDKVRIKDGVFMGVEGTFMRVKNTRDRRVVVKIDGIMAVATASIPSALVEKI